A genomic region of Pontibaca methylaminivorans contains the following coding sequences:
- a CDS encoding DUF2274 domain-containing protein has product MTKLKLGPLPDDKPVKVTLELPATLNRDLIDYATVLTRETGKPVADPIKLIVPMLERFIATDRGFAKARRAMATLRVG; this is encoded by the coding sequence ATGACCAAGTTGAAACTCGGCCCGCTGCCCGACGACAAGCCCGTGAAAGTCACGCTAGAGCTGCCCGCAACGCTCAACCGCGATCTGATCGACTATGCCACGGTGCTGACCCGAGAAACCGGCAAGCCCGTTGCCGATCCCATCAAGCTCATCGTGCCGATGCTGGAACGGTTCATCGCCACGGATCGCGGTTTCGCCAAGGCTCGGCGCGCTATGGCAACCTTGCGAGTTGGATGA
- a CDS encoding helix-turn-helix transcriptional regulator produces MNNRIQEFRQQRGWSQADLATRLKVSRQTVNALERGRYDPSLPLAFSIARLFGLTIEEVFQPEQE; encoded by the coding sequence ATGAACAACCGCATTCAGGAGTTTCGCCAGCAAAGGGGGTGGTCACAAGCGGACCTCGCCACCCGTCTAAAAGTCTCGCGACAGACAGTGAATGCCCTTGAACGCGGGCGCTATGATCCAAGCCTTCCGCTCGCGTTCAGCATCGCACGGCTCTTCGGCTTGACAATCGAAGAGGTCTTTCAGCCAGAGCAGGAGTGA
- a CDS encoding toxin-antitoxin system TumE family protein, producing the protein MSEDRDPSLDTLLHLDGQVLVVDPEGGHWVKFVVTRVPASPEKPHGLDYSLTLHGPSGERLVGFDNAHPVGRGRRGEPMDHRHRLQTVKPYAYEDAATLLADFWQAADAVLKERGDL; encoded by the coding sequence ATGAGCGAGGATCGTGACCCGAGCCTCGACACGCTTCTTCACCTCGACGGTCAGGTGCTCGTTGTCGATCCCGAGGGCGGCCATTGGGTGAAATTCGTTGTCACCCGCGTTCCGGCCTCGCCGGAAAAGCCGCACGGCCTCGATTACTCGCTCACGCTTCACGGGCCTTCGGGCGAACGGCTGGTTGGTTTCGACAATGCCCATCCGGTCGGCCGAGGCAGGAGGGGCGAGCCGATGGACCATAGGCATCGTCTCCAGACCGTGAAGCCCTACGCCTACGAGGATGCGGCCACGCTGTTGGCCGACTTCTGGCAGGCGGCGGACGCGGTTTTGAAGGAGCGAGGTGACCTATGA
- a CDS encoding HVO_A0114 family putative DNA-binding protein, with protein sequence MTTLKVGIADYEEMKARTMRIARGEEKPAADDPKVWFTSTESFAQILSSGNRELLRVIDEQSPGSLEELSQITGRTKPSLSRTLKTMASYGLIRMDPGEGRKLMPKVLHDRVSLELPLIQRPAAKGGAL encoded by the coding sequence ATGACCACATTGAAAGTCGGGATTGCCGACTATGAAGAAATGAAGGCCCGTACCATGCGGATCGCGCGCGGCGAGGAAAAGCCAGCGGCGGACGATCCGAAGGTGTGGTTCACGTCAACGGAATCCTTCGCGCAAATCCTGTCCAGCGGGAACCGCGAGTTGCTGCGCGTCATCGACGAGCAGTCTCCCGGCTCGCTGGAGGAACTGTCGCAGATCACCGGGCGGACCAAACCGAGCCTGTCCCGAACCCTCAAGACGATGGCGAGCTACGGCCTGATCCGCATGGACCCCGGTGAGGGTCGAAAGCTGATGCCGAAGGTGTTGCACGATCGCGTGTCGCTGGAACTGCCGCTGATCCAGCGCCCGGCCGCGAAAGGAGGCGCACTATGA
- a CDS encoding recombinase family protein codes for MNMQSPHVALRAALYLRVSTTRQAEHDVSIPDQRKQGEAYCASRGYQLVETFVEAGASATNDRRPEFQRMIEAGTSKPAPFDVVVVHSFSRFFRDHFELEFNVRKLAKNGVKLVSITQEMGDDPMHVMMRQIMALFDEYQSKENGKHVMRALKENARQGFWNGSLPPIGYRVVDAEQRGAKMKKKLEVDPLHADTVRLIFRLASEGDGTSGPMGVKNIVNHLNKHRMFTRNGGRWGIGQLHRVLTRRTYIGEHRFNRRSNKGVVKPEEEIVTVAVPPLIDLEIFEAVQNRLKVNNPKVTPPRVVSGPNLLTGICHCGNCGGAMTLRTGKNGRYRYYACSIRARQGETGCKGRAIPMDKLDRIVVSHIEERLLDPERIEDVLASLLDRRQESVERRGQHIAELNQRAAEADMRLKRLYEAIEAGSLDPAESALGERIAGLTAIRDQARADAVRTEAMLKNSAHKGLTGAAVRELAAEARTGLRLEKGGYRRDHVRAFARAMSRSRTTRSTSTAAKTRC; via the coding sequence ATGAATATGCAAAGTCCCCATGTTGCGCTGCGCGCTGCACTCTACCTGCGCGTCTCCACCACGCGGCAGGCAGAGCATGACGTGTCGATCCCCGACCAGCGCAAGCAGGGCGAAGCCTATTGCGCCTCACGTGGCTATCAGCTTGTCGAAACCTTCGTGGAAGCGGGCGCTTCGGCCACCAATGACCGCCGCCCCGAGTTTCAACGGATGATCGAGGCCGGCACGTCCAAGCCCGCGCCTTTCGATGTTGTCGTGGTCCATTCGTTCAGCCGGTTCTTCCGCGATCACTTCGAGCTGGAGTTCAACGTCAGGAAGCTCGCCAAGAACGGCGTCAAGCTGGTGTCAATCACGCAGGAAATGGGCGACGACCCCATGCACGTCATGATGCGGCAGATCATGGCGCTGTTCGACGAATACCAGTCGAAGGAGAACGGCAAGCACGTCATGCGGGCCTTGAAGGAGAATGCGCGGCAAGGCTTCTGGAACGGCTCCCTTCCTCCCATCGGCTACCGTGTTGTCGATGCCGAGCAGCGCGGCGCGAAGATGAAGAAGAAGCTGGAGGTTGACCCGCTCCATGCCGACACCGTGCGGCTGATCTTCCGTCTCGCATCGGAAGGCGACGGCACGTCCGGCCCCATGGGCGTCAAGAACATCGTCAACCACCTGAACAAGCATCGCATGTTCACTCGCAACGGCGGGCGTTGGGGTATCGGCCAGCTTCATCGTGTTCTGACCCGCCGCACCTATATCGGCGAGCATCGCTTCAATCGCCGCTCCAACAAGGGCGTGGTGAAGCCCGAGGAAGAAATCGTCACTGTCGCGGTGCCGCCCCTGATCGACCTTGAGATATTCGAGGCCGTGCAGAATCGGTTGAAGGTCAACAATCCGAAGGTGACGCCGCCGCGTGTCGTCAGCGGCCCGAACCTGCTGACGGGCATTTGCCATTGCGGCAATTGCGGAGGCGCGATGACGCTGCGCACCGGCAAGAACGGCCGCTATCGCTATTATGCCTGCTCGATTCGGGCACGGCAGGGCGAAACCGGCTGCAAGGGCCGCGCGATCCCGATGGACAAGCTCGACCGCATCGTGGTCAGCCACATCGAGGAAAGGCTGCTGGACCCCGAGCGGATCGAAGATGTGCTCGCCTCGCTGCTAGATCGCCGGCAGGAGAGCGTCGAGCGGCGCGGCCAGCACATCGCCGAATTGAACCAGCGCGCGGCCGAGGCCGACATGCGCCTCAAGCGGCTCTACGAGGCTATCGAGGCCGGTTCGCTCGACCCGGCCGAATCCGCCCTCGGCGAACGCATCGCGGGCCTTACTGCGATACGGGATCAGGCACGGGCCGACGCCGTAAGGACCGAAGCCATGCTGAAAAACTCGGCCCATAAGGGCCTCACAGGGGCGGCCGTGCGAGAACTGGCGGCCGAGGCCCGCACCGGGCTTCGGCTCGAAAAGGGCGGCTATCGGCGGGATCACGTCCGGGCTTTCGCCCGAGCCATGTCGAGGTCGCGGACGACGCGATCTACATCAACGGCAGCAAAAACACGCTGTTGA
- a CDS encoding ABC transporter permease, translating to MSTMTTNAATPAATFLPRHRTAQVMLAAALVLIVAKTVLPAGLVRPPEWLVWPFADWINAAFAFLRDDLGLIHVTRTIADMIQWLLDVTANLLYGKSRWPHLGPIPWTVIAASAAFVGYALNGWRLALLSGGTFCWIALMGQWTWSMETLSVIMVAAPFSILTGLLLGIAAWRSVLVERILNPVLNIAQSMPHFAYMIPVVVFIGVGPKAGAVVTIIFSVPPMIRMTLLGLRKVPEVVIESGQMSGASRFQMLWSVRIPTARTEILIGVNQVIMQCLAMVVLAAFIGMPGLGQKLLQLLQALKIGRSFEIGITIVLLAIMLDRCSIAWATRQPQNHPRGTPWFIRHRLLLGWAVVVLVLVALAQVFPFFESIGRRHTLSIAGPLEDAVGWFIGAVDPITRWLRWFLITQVLIPLRSAFLFAPFSAVLLLLAAAGWAVGGLRSALVCLAFFGFIAMSGWWDRAMITVYTVFVSVVIAGLIGFPLGMWGARKQSRATKVLLLCDSLQTFPSFIYLIPVVMLFGVNDVAVIGAVVMFAAVPLTRYTIEGLRGVPPEMIEAAAMSGATYRQTMWNVRLPLALPTIMVGLNQSVMFSLFMVIIAAFIGTQDLGQEMQRALSAADVGKGLVLGTAVAFMGLLVDHLVQTWGARRRAALGL from the coding sequence ATGAGCACCATGACAACGAACGCCGCCACACCCGCCGCCACCTTCCTGCCCCGTCACCGCACCGCGCAGGTGATGCTGGCGGCGGCGCTCGTCCTCATCGTTGCCAAGACCGTCCTGCCCGCCGGTCTGGTCCGCCCGCCGGAATGGCTGGTCTGGCCCTTTGCCGACTGGATCAACGCGGCATTCGCATTTCTGCGCGACGATCTTGGCCTGATCCATGTGACCCGGACCATCGCCGACATGATCCAGTGGCTGCTCGACGTGACGGCGAACCTGCTCTACGGCAAGAGCCGCTGGCCCCATCTCGGCCCGATCCCCTGGACCGTGATCGCGGCGAGCGCCGCCTTCGTCGGCTATGCCCTGAACGGCTGGCGGCTGGCGCTGCTTTCCGGGGGCACATTCTGCTGGATCGCGCTCATGGGCCAGTGGACCTGGTCGATGGAGACGCTCTCCGTGATCATGGTCGCCGCCCCGTTTTCGATCCTGACCGGCCTGCTTCTCGGCATCGCCGCCTGGCGCTCGGTGCTGGTGGAGCGGATCCTGAACCCGGTGCTGAACATCGCCCAGTCGATGCCGCATTTCGCCTATATGATCCCGGTGGTCGTCTTTATCGGCGTCGGCCCCAAGGCGGGCGCCGTGGTCACCATCATCTTTTCGGTGCCGCCGATGATCCGCATGACGCTGCTCGGCCTCAGGAAGGTGCCCGAGGTGGTGATCGAAAGCGGCCAGATGAGCGGCGCCTCGCGGTTCCAGATGCTCTGGTCGGTGCGCATCCCGACCGCCCGCACCGAGATCCTGATCGGCGTGAACCAGGTGATCATGCAGTGCCTCGCCATGGTGGTTCTGGCCGCCTTCATCGGCATGCCCGGGCTCGGACAGAAGCTGCTGCAACTGCTGCAGGCGCTGAAGATCGGGCGCTCCTTCGAGATCGGCATCACCATCGTGCTGCTCGCGATCATGCTCGACCGCTGCTCCATCGCCTGGGCGACGCGGCAGCCGCAGAACCACCCCAGGGGCACGCCCTGGTTCATCCGCCACCGCCTGCTGCTCGGCTGGGCCGTGGTGGTGCTGGTGCTCGTCGCACTGGCACAGGTGTTTCCGTTTTTCGAATCGATCGGGCGGCGCCACACGCTCAGCATCGCGGGCCCGCTTGAGGATGCGGTGGGCTGGTTCATCGGTGCCGTGGATCCGATCACCAGGTGGCTGCGCTGGTTCCTCATCACGCAGGTGCTGATCCCGCTGCGCAGCGCCTTCCTGTTCGCGCCCTTCTCGGCGGTGCTGCTGCTGCTGGCGGCGGCGGGCTGGGCCGTGGGCGGCCTGCGCTCGGCGCTCGTGTGCCTTGCCTTCTTCGGCTTCATCGCCATGTCGGGCTGGTGGGACCGGGCCATGATCACGGTCTACACGGTCTTCGTCTCGGTGGTGATCGCGGGGCTGATCGGCTTTCCGCTGGGCATGTGGGGCGCGCGCAAGCAAAGCCGGGCGACCAAGGTGCTGCTGCTCTGCGACAGCCTCCAGACCTTCCCGAGCTTCATCTACCTGATCCCGGTGGTCATGCTGTTCGGCGTGAACGACGTCGCGGTGATCGGCGCCGTGGTGATGTTCGCGGCCGTCCCCCTCACCCGCTACACCATCGAGGGGCTGCGCGGCGTGCCGCCCGAGATGATCGAGGCCGCCGCCATGTCCGGCGCCACCTATCGCCAGACCATGTGGAACGTGCGCCTGCCGCTTGCCCTGCCGACGATCATGGTCGGGCTGAACCAGTCGGTCATGTTCTCGCTGTTCATGGTGATCATCGCCGCCTTCATCGGCACGCAGGATCTCGGACAGGAGATGCAGCGCGCGCTGAGCGCCGCCGACGTGGGCAAGGGACTGGTCCTCGGGACTGCGGTCGCCTTCATGGGGCTGCTGGTCGATCATTTGGTTCAGACCTGGGGCGCGCGCCGTCGCGCGGCGCTGGGTCTGTAA
- a CDS encoding quaternary amine ABC transporter ATP-binding protein, with the protein MTAQQSVISCKSVWKLFGPSPEHYFSTLHGAPSFESIRDAGYIAAVRDVTLDIARGEMLVIMGLSGSGKSTLVRCLSRLIEITGGEIHVDGQDIGTLSERELIDLRRNKMGMVFQSFGLLPHRTVLDNVAFPLEMRGQDRHERRARAMEVIELVGLAGRENYFPRELSGGQQQRVGIARSLAIEPDIWFLDEPFSALDPLIRREMQDEFLRLQQMLSKTIVFITHDFNEALRLADRIAIMKDGAVEQCARPDEIVMNPATEYVAKFTHEIDKARVVRAQALMQPLNGTAPEGGTIGGDQTLHELARQIINDPRDSYPVSGSDGKLLGVLPRKAALDVLLGGHA; encoded by the coding sequence ATGACAGCCCAGCAATCCGTGATTTCCTGCAAGAGCGTCTGGAAGCTCTTCGGGCCCAGTCCCGAACATTATTTCTCTACCCTGCACGGCGCCCCGAGCTTCGAGAGCATCCGCGATGCCGGCTATATCGCCGCGGTGCGCGATGTCACGCTCGACATTGCGCGTGGCGAAATGCTGGTCATCATGGGGCTTTCCGGCTCGGGCAAATCGACCCTCGTGCGCTGCCTGTCGCGGCTGATCGAGATCACCGGCGGCGAAATCCACGTGGACGGGCAGGACATCGGCACGCTCAGCGAACGCGAGCTGATCGACCTGCGCCGCAACAAGATGGGCATGGTGTTCCAGAGCTTCGGCCTGCTGCCGCACCGCACCGTGCTCGACAACGTGGCCTTTCCGCTCGAGATGCGCGGTCAGGACCGCCACGAACGCCGCGCCCGCGCCATGGAGGTGATCGAACTCGTCGGCCTCGCCGGGCGCGAAAACTACTTCCCGCGCGAGTTGAGCGGCGGCCAGCAGCAGCGCGTCGGCATCGCCCGCAGCCTCGCCATCGAACCCGACATCTGGTTCCTGGACGAACCGTTTTCGGCGCTCGACCCGCTGATCCGCCGCGAGATGCAGGACGAATTCCTGCGCCTGCAGCAGATGCTGTCCAAGACCATCGTCTTCATCACCCATGATTTCAACGAGGCGCTGCGCCTTGCCGACCGCATCGCCATCATGAAGGACGGCGCGGTCGAGCAATGCGCCCGCCCCGACGAGATCGTGATGAATCCGGCGACCGAATATGTCGCGAAATTCACCCATGAAATCGACAAGGCCCGGGTGGTGCGGGCGCAGGCGCTGATGCAGCCCCTGAACGGCACCGCGCCCGAAGGCGGCACCATTGGCGGCGACCAGACGCTGCATGAACTCGCCCGCCAGATCATCAATGATCCGCGCGACAGCTATCCGGTCTCCGGCAGCGACGGGAAGCTTCTCGGCGTGCTGCCGCGCAAGGCGGCGCTCGACGTTCTGCTAGGAGGCCACGCATGA
- a CDS encoding ABC transporter substrate-binding protein produces MKKTTILLSTAAALALSGQAALAQDSSDPVIIPIHNWSSQIVMSHIYGDMLESIGDNVEYVSTDSQAVYEAIRLGDATVELEVWEGAFAAAFNAAVEKGGIHDAGDHDAITREDWWYPLWTKESCPGLPDWEALNECAAVFATPETGEKGRFLGGPVDWLKHDQERVEGMDMNFVVVNAGSASSLWAEVAAAERNKTPIVLFNWTPNFAEAVWPGEFVEFPEWEEGCDTNPEVGLHPDRVYDCGNPADGYLKKAAWDGMEEKWPRAYCVLQNVSFTNEQIAEMAKLVDVDELEPEEAAVAWMEDNEDSWKPAIDACPE; encoded by the coding sequence ATGAAAAAGACCACGATACTTCTGTCCACCGCCGCCGCACTCGCCCTGTCCGGGCAGGCCGCGCTCGCCCAGGATTCGAGCGATCCGGTCATCATTCCGATTCACAACTGGTCGAGCCAGATCGTCATGAGCCACATCTACGGCGACATGCTCGAATCGATCGGCGACAACGTCGAATACGTCTCGACCGACAGCCAGGCGGTTTACGAGGCGATCCGCCTCGGCGATGCCACCGTGGAGCTCGAAGTCTGGGAGGGCGCCTTTGCCGCCGCCTTCAACGCCGCGGTCGAAAAGGGTGGCATCCACGACGCGGGCGATCACGATGCCATCACCCGCGAGGACTGGTGGTATCCGCTCTGGACCAAGGAATCCTGCCCCGGCCTGCCCGACTGGGAAGCGCTGAACGAATGTGCGGCGGTCTTCGCCACCCCGGAAACCGGCGAAAAGGGCCGCTTTCTCGGCGGACCGGTGGACTGGCTGAAGCACGATCAGGAACGTGTCGAAGGCATGGACATGAATTTCGTCGTGGTGAATGCGGGCTCCGCCTCCTCGCTCTGGGCCGAAGTGGCCGCAGCCGAGCGCAACAAGACCCCGATCGTCCTGTTCAACTGGACGCCGAACTTTGCCGAAGCTGTCTGGCCCGGTGAATTCGTCGAATTCCCCGAATGGGAAGAGGGCTGCGACACCAATCCCGAGGTCGGGCTGCATCCGGACCGGGTCTATGACTGCGGCAACCCCGCCGACGGCTACCTGAAAAAGGCCGCCTGGGACGGCATGGAAGAGAAATGGCCCCGCGCCTACTGCGTGCTGCAGAACGTCTCCTTCACCAACGAGCAGATCGCCGAAATGGCCAAGCTCGTCGATGTGGACGAACTCGAGCCGGAAGAGGCCGCGGTCGCCTGGATGGAAGACAACGAGGACAGCTGGAAGCCGGCCATCGACGCCTGCCCCGAGTGA
- a CDS encoding response regulator, translated as MTMRDTPHILIIEDEPVTRATLAAYLDQSGYRISVADDAAAAEAILAADPADLLLIDVNLSGKDGLQITREQRAISEVGIILISALTEDVDRIVGLEIGADDYVCKPFNRRELLARIKNLLRRTTQLRHVNNRTLRFEGFVFDILTRQLHDPKGRLIPLTRGEYEILRALAAQPGEVLSRDALLHAMARRHESGSDRTIDVLIRRLRQKLGDDPRAARFITTSHGEGYVFTANMG; from the coding sequence ATGACAATGCGCGACACACCGCATATCCTCATCATCGAGGATGAACCCGTCACGCGGGCGACACTTGCCGCCTATCTCGACCAGAGCGGCTATCGCATCAGCGTCGCCGATGATGCAGCGGCGGCCGAAGCGATCCTGGCGGCGGATCCGGCCGATCTGCTGCTGATCGACGTCAATCTTTCGGGCAAGGACGGGTTGCAGATCACCCGCGAACAGCGCGCGATTTCCGAGGTCGGGATCATCCTGATCAGCGCCCTGACCGAGGATGTGGACCGTATCGTCGGGCTGGAGATCGGCGCCGACGACTATGTCTGCAAGCCGTTCAACCGGCGCGAGCTTCTGGCACGGATCAAGAACCTGCTGCGGCGCACGACCCAGTTGCGTCATGTCAACAACCGGACGCTGCGCTTCGAGGGGTTCGTTTTCGACATCCTGACCCGCCAGTTGCACGACCCCAAAGGGCGGCTGATCCCGCTGACCCGGGGCGAATACGAGATCCTGCGGGCGCTCGCCGCGCAGCCGGGCGAAGTGCTGAGCCGGGATGCGCTGCTGCATGCCATGGCGCGGCGCCACGAAAGCGGATCGGACCGCACCATTGACGTGCTGATCCGGCGCCTGCGCCAGAAGCTTGGCGACGATCCCCGCGCGGCGCGGTTCATCACCACATCTCACGGCGAAGGCTATGTGTTCACGGCCAACATGGGCTGA
- a CDS encoding ATP-binding protein encodes MFGNAGLGARLLLAFAVIAGLPVLADIFGWFELRDVAREQTAMIDETIPMIAEVRTIAEESARIVALAPELAQVRTQAQRRQRSDFLLTQILALEQRLEDKHGPASGPGYGRILATLRQVGEQMTALDDLVRQRIAQTQQRDAKLAVVGEATNILLEMADTLVANAQMGTSAMISNIYDLSAEGEGSENSRLDALDKLIEVDLFQLGLMFELRSRSSEIGLMANRIGGIGDPETLQDLEAGLIERIEILRRRIASVRDPGRALQAAELLEKITLLTEARPGESSALGASANILRLDGQIAAGQNQLRSTSLLLGHEADAAAMQAQEHAGQRGVHSLAAIHDVQMRNLVAGAIAMLISLLVLWFYIRGNVTRRLDRLSNRMSALAAGRLHGAIHPEGRDEIARMETAVEFFRQQALTNQALQEERDRNAAELLEHRNELQRLVNEQTEELRGEVAAHTAARREAEAATRAKSEFLAMMSHEIRTPMNGVLGMLRKLSHDRANSGGDEDVQVALSSAENLLGLLNDILDFSRAERGEFPNEEQVFSIPKLVHDIALLMRPEDAEEPVQVLVDAQGDLPLAVRGDMVKLRQVLFNLVSNALKFTDEGTVVLRVRQKHVPGTEMPLFFFEVSDTGRGISAEALERVFEPFEQERSPNGHSLGGTGLGLAICRKFADAMGATLGVESRLGVGSVFTLCVPLALADPALLTPPDRPAPLPAADPLEVLVVEDHEINRRVARAYLERMGHHVTCVATGEEALERLRLQQFELVLMDVNLPGKSGLEIARLIRADADPALADLPLIAISAHAADDQIEDQLAAGMDCFVTKPVSPERLAEAIAEVLAGRRRKVFPSPRSAAVPPAGPRTRLLAGTIADLGAEQAGALARLYLERLEVDMARIRAAAAAGDRPALAAEAHRARGAASNFEVSDFLATLTGLEKSARSGESAKTLAPQLQTLERQARDLRAGMQAELARLDSGGGGQPMLAVNT; translated from the coding sequence ATGTTCGGAAACGCAGGATTGGGCGCGCGGCTGCTGCTGGCCTTTGCCGTCATCGCCGGTCTGCCGGTGCTCGCGGATATTTTCGGCTGGTTCGAACTGCGCGATGTGGCGCGCGAACAGACCGCCATGATCGACGAAACCATTCCGATGATCGCCGAGGTGCGCACCATCGCCGAGGAAAGCGCCCGCATCGTTGCGCTTGCCCCCGAACTGGCGCAGGTGCGCACCCAGGCCCAGCGCCGCCAACGGTCGGATTTCCTCCTGACGCAGATCCTGGCGCTCGAACAGCGGCTCGAGGACAAGCACGGCCCGGCCAGCGGGCCGGGCTACGGGCGGATCCTCGCGACGCTCCGGCAGGTCGGGGAACAGATGACGGCGCTTGACGACCTGGTGCGCCAGCGCATTGCCCAGACCCAGCAGCGCGATGCCAAGCTCGCGGTGGTCGGCGAGGCCACCAATATCCTGCTCGAGATGGCCGATACCCTGGTCGCTAACGCGCAGATGGGCACATCGGCGATGATCTCGAACATCTATGACCTGAGCGCGGAGGGCGAAGGATCCGAGAACAGCCGGCTCGATGCGCTCGACAAGCTGATCGAGGTGGATCTGTTCCAGCTTGGTCTGATGTTCGAATTGCGCTCGCGCAGTTCGGAAATCGGGCTGATGGCGAACCGGATCGGCGGCATCGGCGATCCAGAGACGCTGCAGGATCTCGAGGCGGGGCTGATCGAGCGAATCGAAATTCTCAGGCGGCGCATCGCGTCGGTGCGCGACCCCGGCCGGGCGCTGCAGGCGGCGGAGCTGCTCGAAAAGATCACCCTGCTGACCGAGGCCCGCCCCGGCGAGTCGAGCGCGCTTGGCGCCTCGGCCAACATCCTGCGGCTCGACGGGCAGATCGCCGCCGGGCAGAACCAGTTGCGCAGCACCTCGCTGCTGCTCGGGCACGAAGCGGATGCGGCGGCCATGCAGGCGCAGGAACATGCCGGCCAGCGGGGCGTGCATTCGCTCGCCGCGATCCATGACGTGCAGATGCGCAATCTGGTCGCCGGCGCGATCGCCATGCTGATTTCGCTGCTGGTGCTGTGGTTCTACATTCGCGGCAACGTGACCCGCCGACTGGACCGGCTGTCGAACCGCATGAGCGCCCTGGCCGCCGGGCGGCTGCACGGCGCGATTCACCCCGAGGGCCGGGACGAGATCGCGCGCATGGAAACCGCGGTCGAATTCTTCCGCCAGCAGGCGCTGACCAACCAGGCCCTGCAGGAGGAGCGCGACCGCAACGCGGCCGAGCTTCTCGAGCACCGCAACGAGCTCCAGCGCCTGGTGAACGAACAGACCGAAGAGCTGCGCGGCGAGGTCGCGGCCCATACCGCCGCCCGCCGCGAGGCCGAGGCCGCCACCCGCGCGAAGTCCGAATTCCTCGCCATGATGAGCCATGAAATCCGCACGCCGATGAACGGGGTGCTCGGGATGCTGCGCAAGCTTTCGCATGACCGGGCGAACTCGGGCGGCGACGAGGACGTGCAGGTCGCGCTTTCGTCGGCGGAAAACCTGCTCGGGCTGCTCAATGACATTCTGGATTTTTCCCGCGCCGAACGGGGGGAGTTCCCGAACGAGGAACAGGTGTTCTCGATCCCGAAACTCGTGCACGACATTGCCCTGCTCATGCGCCCCGAAGACGCCGAGGAGCCGGTTCAGGTTCTGGTCGATGCGCAGGGCGACCTTCCGCTGGCGGTGCGGGGCGACATGGTCAAGCTGCGGCAGGTTCTCTTCAACCTGGTCTCGAACGCGCTCAAGTTCACCGACGAGGGCACGGTCGTGCTGCGGGTGCGCCAGAAACACGTGCCCGGTACGGAGATGCCGCTCTTTTTCTTCGAGGTGAGCGATACCGGGCGCGGCATTTCGGCAGAGGCGCTCGAACGCGTGTTCGAGCCCTTCGAGCAGGAACGCAGCCCCAATGGCCACAGCCTCGGGGGCACCGGGCTCGGGCTCGCAATCTGCCGCAAGTTCGCCGATGCCATGGGGGCGACGCTCGGGGTCGAAAGCCGCCTCGGGGTCGGTTCGGTGTTCACGCTCTGCGTCCCGCTCGCGCTGGCGGATCCGGCTCTGCTGACGCCGCCCGATCGCCCCGCGCCGCTGCCCGCGGCCGATCCGCTCGAGGTGCTGGTGGTCGAGGATCACGAAATCAACCGCCGCGTCGCACGCGCCTATCTTGAACGGATGGGCCATCACGTGACCTGCGTCGCCACCGGCGAGGAGGCGCTGGAGCGGCTGCGCCTGCAACAGTTCGAACTGGTGCTGATGGATGTGAACCTGCCGGGGAAAAGCGGGCTCGAGATCGCGCGGCTGATCCGCGCCGATGCCGACCCTGCGCTGGCGGATCTGCCGCTGATCGCGATCTCGGCCCATGCGGCGGATGACCAGATCGAGGATCAGCTTGCCGCCGGCATGGACTGTTTCGTCACCAAGCCCGTTTCGCCGGAGCGCCTTGCCGAGGCGATTGCCGAGGTGCTGGCCGGGCGGCGCCGGAAGGTGTTCCCCTCGCCCCGCAGCGCCGCCGTGCCCCCCGCCGGCCCCCGCACCCGCCTTCTGGCGGGAACCATCGCCGATCTCGGGGCCGAACAGGCGGGCGCGCTGGCCCGACTCTATCTCGAACGCCTCGAGGTGGACATGGCGCGCATCCGTGCGGCAGCCGCGGCCGGCGACAGGCCCGCGCTTGCCGCCGAGGCGCACCGGGCCCGGGGCGCGGCCTCGAATTTCGAGGTCTCCGACTTCCTCGCGACCCTCACCGGCCTGGAAAAATCCGCGCGCAGCGGTGAATCCGCCAAGACCCTTGCCCCCCAGCTCCAAACGCTGGAGCGGCAGGCGCGGGATCTGCGCGCAGGGATGCAGGCCGAGCTTGCCCGGCTTGATTCTGGCGGCGGGGGTCAGCCCATGTTGGCCGTGAACACATAG